From the Endozoicomonas sp. Mp262 genome, the window AACCCAGGCCTATGAGTTTATGGGGGTCACCCAGGCGGTTGGCTATATCATGCCTTTTGTAGGTGGTTACATTATTGATAAATACCTGGGACTGCGCCGGGGTATTACCCTCGGTGTTACCCTGCTGGCTGTTGCTTTCGGGTTGGTTTACCTTGGTAGTTCTTATGTGCATATTTTTGGCAATAAGGTGTTTATTGCCGCTTATGCGCTGATTCCAGCCATCAGCTCTTTTGTGACCTCACCATCCTCTGCCCTGGTTAGCCGCATTTATCAGGGGGACGATGCGGGCAGCAAGTCCGGTATGACCGTGTATTACATGTCTATTAATGTGGGCAGCTTGATCGGTATTGGTATTGCACCACTACTTATGAAAAGCCATTATGGCGTCATGTCTGTGCTGGCTCTTGTTGTAATAGGTAAGGCCCTGGCAGCACTGAATTTTATTGCCAAGAGAAAGATCTACAGCAACATTGTTGATGATATGGATGCAACTCCCATGACCAGACAGCGGAGTATACCTGTACTGGCTTACCTGGTCATTGGCTATGCCCTGGCATTTTTTGCTTACCTGAATCCTGGCATCAGTACCTATCTGATAGGGATTGGTTGTGTATCAGGGATCAGCATATTCTGCATCCGTACCCTGATGCTGAAAGGCGATGATCGCGTGAAACAGCTGGTTGCCACCTTCCTGATTCTGGTGGCTGTGGTCTTTTTTGTCCTGTACAACCAGATGGCCACCACCATGGTTCTGTTCACCAAAAACAGTACTGACCTCAGCCTGTTTGGCATTAAGCTGGAAGCCGCACAGTTTCAGATGATCAACCCGTTTGTGATTCTGTTAATCGGCTCTGCCTTGCCCCGCTTCTACCACACCTTTAAAAAGTTCACTATTCCTTACCAGTTTGCCGTGGGTGTAGTGCTTGCCGGTTTTTCAATGATTGTTCTGTGGGCAGGCACTGCCACTGCTAACAGTGATGCGGTTGCCAGTGCCAACTATGTTGGCATGGCTTACTTTATTATCACCATTGCCGAGCTATTCGTCAGTGCCGTTGGCCTTTCCATGATCGGTCTCTACTGTCATCCTTCCATGATTGCCTTTGCCATGGGTGCCTGGTATCTGTCCAGTTCCATGTCCAAC encodes:
- a CDS encoding oligopeptide:H+ symporter, which produces MSHTLTGSADGHLIKRQVSNVAVITFLSQFASYSISSIFILFLTLPMAKDGLGMTETQAYEFMGVTQAVGYIMPFVGGYIIDKYLGLRRGITLGVTLLAVAFGLVYLGSSYVHIFGNKVFIAAYALIPAISSFVTSPSSALVSRIYQGDDAGSKSGMTVYYMSINVGSLIGIGIAPLLMKSHYGVMSVLALVVIGKALAALNFIAKRKIYSNIVDDMDATPMTRQRSIPVLAYLVIGYALAFFAYLNPGISTYLIGIGCVSGISIFCIRTLMLKGDDRVKQLVATFLILVAVVFFVLYNQMATTMVLFTKNSTDLSLFGIKLEAAQFQMINPFVILLIGSALPRFYHTFKKFTIPYQFAVGVVLAGFSMIVLWAGTATANSDAVASANYVGMAYFIITIAELFVSAVGLSMIGLYCHPSMIAFAMGAWYLSSSMSNLVSGQLGKLVAIPQTGIDKLTALHAYGDYFSEMGIVGIIIGIGLCVIMFLLQRNLRQRGIAIA